In a genomic window of Quercus lobata isolate SW786 chromosome 4, ValleyOak3.0 Primary Assembly, whole genome shotgun sequence:
- the LOC115987480 gene encoding uncharacterized protein LOC115987480, with product MASSSIVEEEEVAAEVEAVQAVYGDDCVVLQSYPPHLHLLLKPRTADVTSQQFVEAVIGLRAGSQYPKEPPHIDLIDSKGLDEQRQKELMTCIQDKACELSCYLMLVALCEEAVEKLSIMNHPDGDCPLCLDPLVPEDEQSKSLPFMKLMSCFHCFHSECIIRWWDWLQTGKETHASDSSSVTIRPSSFKGNEKDIHGALEEREGTCPVCRKVFHTKDFEHVLDLVGSHSAQSNLDENEVDDNEKLLQSNSEIERRKKFETTLRLQQENSGLFEPKRSIVVMPGMFLQQPIASSSTISTEESAEQERSIPQVTSETHDSGSSKVPSTSSNKHTGMRKSRPRNPRKPARQPVASPNTRSNKEVEQLRRVPAATLETHSVGSSNGPSTSEHRISGLRKHRSWNSRKPVEQWIRKENATAE from the exons ATGGCAAGCAGCAGCATCGTCGAAGAAGAGGAAGTTGCGGCAGAAGTAGAGGCGGTGCAAGCAGTGTACGGAGACGATTGCGTGGTTCTCCAATCCTACCCTCCTCACCTCCACCTCCTCCTCAAGCCTCGCACCGCCGATGTCACCTCCcaacag TTTGTGGAGGCAGTTATTGGGTTACGGGCGGGTTCCCAG TATCCAAAGGAGCCACCACATATTGATCTCATAGATTCTAAGGGTCTTGATGAGCAAAGGCAAAAAGAGCTAATGACTTGTATACAAGACAAAGCATGTGAACTCTCCTGTTACTTAATGCTTGTTGCACTCTGTGAG GAAGCGGTGGAGAAGCTCTCTATCATGAATCACCCTGATGGAGACTGTCCATTGTGTTTGGATCCTTTGGTTCCAGAAGATGAGCAGAGTAAAAGTTTGCCATTTATGAAGTTAATGTCTTGTTTTCATTGCTTCCACAG TGAATGCATTATTAGGTGGTGGGATTGGCTCCAAACTGGAAAGGAAACTCATGCTAGTGATTCATCTAGTGTAACCATCCGTCCTAGCAGTTTCAAGGGAAATGAAAAAG ACATACATGGAgctttggaagagagagagggaacttGCCCAGTTTGCCGCAAGGTTTTTCATACCAAGGATTTTGAGCATGTACTTGACTTGGTTGGCTCTCATTCTGCTCAATCG AATCTTGATGAAAATGAAGTAGATGACAATGAGAAACTCCTTCAGTCTAATTCAGAGattgagagaagaaaaaaatttgagaccACACTAAGGCTGCAGCAAGAAAACAGTGGCTTATTTGAGCCTAAAAGAAGTATTGTTGTCATGCCTGGTATGTTTCTTCAACAACCTATTGCATCTAGTTCCACTATTTCAACTGAAGAATCTGCTGAGCAAGAAAGAAGCATCCCCCAAGTCACCTCCGAAACACACGATAGTGGTTCCTCGAAGGTGCCGAGTACCAGTTCTAACAAGCATACTGGAATGAGGAAATCCAGGCCACGGAATCCAAGAAAACCAGCCAGACAGCCAGTGGCATCGCCCAACACCAGGTCGAACAAAGAAGTTGAGCAACTAAGAAGAGTTCCTGCAGCCACTTTGGAAACACATTCTGTTGGTTCCTCAAATGGACCTAGCACCAGTGAACACAGGATCTCTGGCTTGAGGAAGCACAGGTCATGGAATTCAAGAAAACCAGTTGAGCAGTGGATTAGAAAAGAGAATGCTACAGCAGAGTGA